Proteins encoded together in one Halothermothrix orenii H 168 window:
- a CDS encoding alpha/beta hydrolase family protein, translating to MLKKIIKRMSLLIFLLCISLVFTHQATAQETISGTWKGAINVKGQTLDITIHIKPDNNGGYLATIDIPAQGVKNYALKNVKYNHPDLYMELPANITGFFNGKVSGARIKGKYTQGSARGTFYLNKKTTDESETRSKDNDTGTEPISLKTETGTIYGTLQLPHSNKKSPVILIIAGSGITDRNGNSPGATNNCLKMLSQDLARAGFASVRYDKRGTGQSKGAINSPSDIRFEHFINDATGWVKKLKKDKRFTGVTVLGLSQGSLVGMIAARRAEADAFISLAGAGRSIDKVLKYQLISLNDDLYQEALDILDKLKQGQTVSQVNQKLYSIFHPLNQPFLISYIKYDPAEEIAKLDIPVLLIHGTNDIQVKKEEANILKKAYPEAKLVLIEGMNHVLKKAPEDPRQNYMTYNNPDLPLADNLVESIVKFLEKVY from the coding sequence ATGTTAAAAAAGATTATTAAAAGGATGTCACTTTTAATTTTTTTACTCTGCATATCCCTGGTATTCACCCACCAGGCTACAGCCCAGGAGACCATCTCAGGAACCTGGAAGGGAGCTATTAATGTCAAGGGGCAGACACTGGACATTACCATTCATATTAAACCTGATAATAATGGTGGTTACCTGGCTACCATTGATATTCCCGCCCAGGGGGTTAAAAACTATGCCCTGAAGAATGTAAAATATAATCACCCTGACCTCTATATGGAGCTACCAGCTAATATAACCGGTTTCTTCAATGGTAAAGTCAGTGGAGCCAGAATTAAAGGAAAATATACCCAGGGTTCAGCCCGGGGAACCTTTTATCTAAATAAAAAGACAACCGATGAATCCGAAACCAGATCAAAAGATAATGATACCGGGACTGAACCCATTAGCCTGAAAACAGAGACCGGTACCATATATGGTACCCTCCAGTTACCCCATTCTAACAAAAAATCCCCGGTAATACTTATAATTGCCGGTTCTGGAATAACAGACCGGAATGGTAATTCACCTGGTGCTACCAATAACTGCCTTAAGATGCTAAGCCAGGACCTGGCCAGGGCCGGTTTTGCTTCTGTCAGGTATGATAAAAGGGGAACCGGTCAGAGCAAAGGAGCCATTAATAGCCCTTCTGACATCAGGTTTGAACACTTTATAAATGACGCGACTGGCTGGGTTAAAAAATTGAAGAAAGATAAAAGATTTACCGGAGTAACTGTCTTAGGACTCAGCCAGGGGTCCCTGGTGGGAATGATCGCCGCCCGCCGCGCCGAGGCCGATGCCTTTATATCTCTGGCCGGAGCCGGTCGTTCCATTGATAAGGTCTTAAAATATCAACTAATAAGCCTTAATGATGATCTATACCAGGAAGCCCTGGATATTCTGGATAAACTGAAACAGGGGCAGACGGTAAGCCAGGTCAACCAGAAACTCTATTCTATCTTTCATCCCTTAAACCAGCCTTTTCTTATCTCCTATATCAAATATGACCCGGCTGAAGAGATAGCTAAACTTGATATCCCGGTCCTTTTGATTCACGGAACAAATGATATCCAGGTCAAAAAGGAAGAAGCTAATATTCTTAAAAAAGCCTATCCAGAAGCAAAATTGGTCCTCATCGAGGGAATGAACCATGTCCTGAAAAAAGCACCGGAAGACCCCAGGCAAAACTACATGACCTACAACAACCCTGATCTACCTCTGGCTGATAACCTGGTCGAGAGTATTGTTAAGTTTCTTGAAAAGGTATATTAA
- a CDS encoding DUF4153 domain-containing protein — MKKLKLFRHVLTSLTRSIKRFPLPTLFTTITTILMIILANEYLYDFDKNTVRLFSRLVMTSSLGFPLFLCINLLFRRWQGLKAGTRNLIRFTGAVALILYFFFLSKGTETVTTSRFLAFNLALYLLFLVIPYFYKRENFELYVVKLFIRVLVTIIYSVILYLGLSAIFLTINALLDIPVSHRFYLNTWLITAGIFAPVFFLGGVPEQGQKINPDDYPTFFEILLLYIVMPLITIYTGILYIYFIKILITAQWPRGLVAHLVLWYSALSTVVMFFIHPLLYKKWVKQFIKWFPVTNIPLLIMMFVSIGKRINAYGVTENRYYVVLLGLWILGIMVYYILSSKKRNIILPLSLAIIMVLAVIGPWSSFSISRYSQNKRFAAILSRYRMIRDNRIIKTDKVISENDQKEINSIISYFKNNHDLDDLNYLPEGFTTDNMEELFGFSYSGNYYESYKYFSHKTYENREPIRVSGYDYLFHLKSKDLKLHESDSDITVKYNKEDYHLLINHRGQEVYHKPLLPLFSRLHKVVKEKGEENLKPNDYTLIQENGKVKVKVIIAHISGSAHKSDPDKINIYSTDLYLLLKVK, encoded by the coding sequence TTGAAAAAACTAAAGTTATTTAGACATGTTTTAACCAGCCTGACCCGTAGTATTAAACGCTTTCCACTACCAACGCTCTTTACAACTATCACTACTATTTTGATGATTATATTAGCAAATGAATATTTATATGATTTTGATAAAAATACTGTAAGGCTATTTTCCCGGTTAGTTATGACCTCTTCTCTGGGGTTTCCCCTCTTTTTATGTATTAACCTCCTTTTCAGGAGATGGCAGGGGCTTAAAGCAGGCACCAGGAATCTAATCAGGTTTACAGGGGCTGTTGCCCTCATTCTTTACTTCTTCTTTTTATCAAAGGGTACCGAAACCGTAACTACATCCAGGTTTTTAGCCTTTAACCTGGCCTTATACCTGCTATTTCTGGTAATACCTTATTTCTATAAGAGGGAAAACTTTGAATTGTATGTGGTAAAATTATTTATCAGGGTTCTGGTAACAATTATTTACTCTGTAATCCTTTATCTGGGACTCTCGGCTATTTTCTTAACCATAAATGCCCTGTTAGATATCCCTGTTTCTCATAGATTCTATTTAAATACGTGGTTAATAACAGCAGGTATTTTTGCCCCGGTCTTCTTTCTGGGGGGAGTACCAGAACAGGGTCAAAAAATAAACCCTGATGATTATCCCACCTTTTTTGAAATTCTTTTATTATACATAGTAATGCCCCTAATCACCATCTACACAGGAATTCTGTACATTTACTTTATCAAAATCTTAATAACAGCCCAGTGGCCCCGGGGTCTTGTTGCTCACCTGGTCCTCTGGTATTCTGCGCTAAGTACTGTAGTTATGTTTTTTATCCACCCTCTGCTCTACAAAAAATGGGTCAAACAGTTTATAAAGTGGTTCCCGGTAACGAATATCCCCCTATTGATAATGATGTTTGTCTCCATCGGCAAAAGGATTAATGCTTACGGGGTTACTGAAAACAGGTATTATGTGGTCCTTCTCGGTCTCTGGATCCTGGGGATTATGGTTTATTACATACTATCCAGTAAAAAAAGAAATATCATACTTCCCCTGTCTCTGGCTATTATTATGGTTCTGGCCGTAATCGGTCCCTGGAGTAGTTTTTCCATCTCAAGATATAGCCAGAATAAGCGCTTTGCCGCTATCCTGTCCCGGTACCGTATGATAAGGGATAACAGAATAATTAAAACCGATAAAGTAATTTCAGAAAATGACCAGAAGGAGATTAACTCCATCATAAGTTATTTTAAAAATAACCATGATCTCGATGATCTAAATTACCTACCTGAAGGGTTTACAACAGATAATATGGAAGAGCTATTTGGCTTCTCCTATAGTGGTAATTATTACGAAAGTTATAAATATTTCTCCCATAAAACATATGAAAACAGGGAGCCTATCAGGGTCAGCGGTTATGATTATCTCTTCCACTTAAAGTCCAAAGACCTGAAACTACATGAATCGGACAGTGATATAACCGTAAAATATAATAAGGAAGATTATCATCTTTTAATCAACCACAGGGGGCAGGAAGTCTATCATAAACCCCTGTTACCACTCTTCTCCCGGCTCCATAAAGTAGTGAAAGAAAAAGGAGAAGAAAACCTCAAGCCCAATGACTACACCCTGATTCAGGAAAATGGAAAAGTTAAAGTAAAAGTTATTATTGCCCACATATCCGGGAGTGCACATAAATCAGACCCTGATAAAATAAACATATACAGTACTGATCTTTACCTGCTTTTAAAGGTTAAATAA
- a CDS encoding OsmC family protein, whose protein sequence is MPNLKFSVTSKSENPTKTVVEARDFKIVIDEPENLGGTNDGPNPVEYVLAALSGCLNVVGHLVAKEMGFELKGIEFELEGDLDPAKFSGQDTDTRAGYQEIRVNIKPDTNADEDTLSKWLEAVETRCPVSDNLANATPVKISLG, encoded by the coding sequence ATGCCAAACTTAAAATTTTCCGTTACTTCAAAAAGTGAAAATCCAACCAAGACTGTAGTAGAAGCGAGGGACTTTAAAATTGTAATTGATGAGCCTGAAAACCTGGGTGGTACCAACGATGGACCCAACCCGGTTGAGTATGTACTGGCTGCCCTGTCAGGTTGTTTAAATGTAGTTGGTCACCTTGTGGCCAAAGAAATGGGTTTTGAACTTAAGGGTATTGAATTTGAACTTGAAGGGGATTTAGACCCTGCCAAATTCTCTGGCCAGGATACCGATACCAGGGCTGGATACCAGGAGATCAGGGTTAATATTAAGCCTGATACTAATGCTGATGAGGACACCCTGAGTAAGTGGTTAGAGGCTGTAGAAACTCGCTGCCCGGTAAGTGATAATCTGGCCAATGCTACTCCGGTCAAGATTTCTTTAGGCTAA
- a CDS encoding methyl-accepting chemotaxis protein has translation MLKSIKGKMMLLIGVVILVLVVTNSWFSFNQSRDVLSNSLFMMAEDSAQKQAEVITKWVNNVVQQLKLLTKTESIRSMDWERQAPILKRAAEQNEGVVSFYVINKQGIYRNEFGSGDVSDREYYKKVRQTRDLVISKPMIDRSTGLETVAIVYPIFDEANNMIGVLGVDLELSYLHELVEDMRLNGYGYGWIISDDMTTIAHPEEKFLGNQDIFNGDKDLKMIATKMAAGKKGSDTYTLNGVEKGLAYAPIEITNWSVALCVNLDDILAPVNVVRRTSIWIGIIAIIIGLALSYFMAGYFANPVTEVTSFARTIAEGDLTVRKSGSYINRDDEIGTLAQAFNQMLAYFREMIGTVQESSQQVAASSEELSAASDQVGESAEQVGKAIQDVASGAEEQAAQLNETSSNVEEMIQQIRYVSKDADRMESAAKDVMKNIEEGSESVERSIGEVNNVRTDTTEVAGIIQSLGKTSEEIEDIIEIISNIANQTNLLALNAAIEAARAGEAGRGFSVVADEIRDLAEETTTSTERISDLIRRIQQNVSAAVDRMDKNIDTVEGSVAAIEENGQVFNEIKEVTKNLIELINQVSYNTRELAKNSDEVSSAIQEVAAVSQEAAGNAEEVAASSEEQLAATDEIVSGARELARVADELARAVDIFKI, from the coding sequence TTGTTAAAAAGTATTAAAGGCAAAATGATGTTACTTATCGGAGTGGTTATTTTAGTTCTTGTTGTAACCAATTCATGGTTTTCTTTCAATCAGTCCCGGGATGTTTTATCAAATTCCCTGTTTATGATGGCAGAAGATAGTGCCCAGAAACAGGCTGAGGTAATAACAAAATGGGTGAATAATGTAGTTCAACAGCTTAAACTTTTGACCAAAACTGAAAGTATCAGGAGTATGGACTGGGAGAGGCAGGCCCCGATATTAAAAAGGGCTGCTGAACAAAACGAAGGGGTAGTATCCTTTTATGTAATTAATAAACAGGGGATTTACCGTAATGAATTCGGGTCTGGTGATGTTTCTGACCGGGAATATTATAAAAAGGTCAGGCAAACAAGGGATCTGGTAATCTCTAAACCGATGATTGACAGGTCAACGGGTCTCGAGACGGTAGCAATTGTCTATCCTATATTTGATGAAGCAAATAACATGATCGGGGTACTCGGGGTTGATCTGGAATTATCGTACTTACATGAACTTGTAGAGGATATGAGACTTAACGGTTATGGCTATGGGTGGATTATCAGTGATGATATGACTACCATTGCCCATCCAGAGGAAAAGTTTTTGGGCAATCAGGATATTTTTAATGGTGATAAAGATTTAAAGATGATTGCTACCAAAATGGCAGCAGGTAAGAAAGGGTCAGATACATATACATTAAATGGTGTTGAAAAAGGACTTGCTTATGCCCCCATTGAAATAACCAACTGGTCAGTAGCTCTCTGTGTAAACCTTGATGATATTCTGGCTCCGGTAAATGTGGTCAGGAGAACAAGTATCTGGATAGGTATTATTGCTATTATTATAGGATTAGCTCTTAGTTATTTTATGGCCGGTTATTTTGCTAATCCAGTTACTGAAGTTACTTCATTTGCCAGGACGATTGCTGAAGGTGATTTAACAGTTAGAAAATCAGGTTCCTATATAAATCGAGATGATGAGATTGGAACCCTGGCCCAGGCTTTTAACCAGATGCTGGCATATTTCCGGGAAATGATTGGTACAGTTCAGGAATCATCCCAGCAGGTTGCTGCATCCAGTGAGGAGCTTTCAGCGGCCAGTGATCAGGTCGGTGAGAGTGCTGAACAGGTTGGTAAAGCCATTCAGGATGTAGCCTCCGGCGCTGAAGAGCAGGCAGCCCAGCTCAATGAAACCAGTAGTAATGTTGAGGAGATGATTCAGCAGATAAGATATGTCAGTAAAGATGCTGACCGGATGGAAAGTGCTGCTAAAGATGTTATGAAGAATATCGAGGAGGGATCAGAGTCAGTAGAGAGGTCTATTGGTGAGGTTAACAATGTGAGAACTGATACAACTGAAGTTGCTGGAATTATTCAGTCCCTGGGGAAAACTTCTGAAGAGATTGAAGATATTATAGAAATTATAAGTAATATTGCTAATCAGACCAATCTCCTTGCCCTGAATGCAGCCATTGAGGCGGCCCGGGCCGGAGAAGCTGGAAGAGGTTTTAGTGTTGTAGCTGATGAGATCAGGGATCTGGCTGAAGAAACTACTACCTCAACAGAACGGATTTCTGATTTAATAAGGAGGATTCAGCAGAATGTCTCTGCAGCTGTAGACAGGATGGATAAAAATATCGACACTGTAGAGGGTAGTGTTGCTGCCATCGAGGAAAATGGTCAGGTCTTTAACGAGATTAAAGAGGTCACTAAAAACCTCATCGAGCTTATAAATCAGGTCAGTTATAATACCAGAGAACTGGCCAAAAACAGTGATGAAGTCTCCAGTGCTATTCAGGAGGTAGCGGCTGTAAGCCAGGAAGCTGCTGGAAATGCTGAGGAGGTTGCTGCTTCAAGTGAAGAACAGCTGGCGGCCACTGATGAAATAGTATCAGGAGCCAGAGAACTGGCCAGGGTTGCTGATGAGCTTGCCCGGGCGGTTGATATATTTAAGATTTAA
- a CDS encoding MFS transporter: protein MSVFLFVDQNAMNPIINDLVAEYGVGEDKIGIIGSAFIILGAVVSLIFGYLADKKSRKMLLAFVVLVGEIPCFLTGFEYFTRTYEQLLILRILTGLGIGGIFPLTFSLIGDYFPAGQRGIINAMVTTAWGVGQILGQTLAGFLSGPYGWRLPFIIAAVPNFVLVPLFVLVAREPKRGAQEEELSEVIEQGLEYREKIKFSDLKEIFKNKTNILGFLQGIPGSLPWGLIPFFIVPFYELHKGFSRGMATILSLFLGIGATVGGIFGGWMGDKIYKKSPRMLPVFNAVFILLGVIPGFFLMGLNYGSDPGWNELILPLIFSFCTGVVVSLPAPNIKSILINVNPPEHRGTVFSIHNLTDSLGRGVGPLIGGFLVVSQGYQWTMYFAVFAWIPCGLIYLWMYRTIDNDLDTLRGYLKRKREKIIGM from the coding sequence ATGTCTGTCTTCTTGTTTGTGGATCAGAATGCTATGAACCCGATAATTAACGATTTGGTGGCTGAATATGGGGTTGGTGAAGATAAAATTGGGATTATCGGGTCAGCCTTCATTATACTGGGGGCAGTTGTAAGCCTTATTTTTGGTTATCTGGCTGATAAAAAGAGCCGGAAGATGTTACTGGCCTTTGTTGTCCTTGTCGGGGAAATACCATGTTTTTTAACCGGTTTTGAGTATTTCACCCGGACTTATGAACAGTTATTAATATTAAGAATATTGACTGGATTGGGAATAGGAGGTATCTTTCCCCTGACCTTTTCCCTGATCGGGGATTATTTCCCCGCTGGACAGCGTGGCATAATAAATGCTATGGTAACAACAGCCTGGGGAGTAGGTCAGATCCTGGGACAGACCCTGGCTGGTTTTTTATCAGGTCCCTATGGCTGGAGATTACCTTTTATTATAGCAGCTGTCCCCAATTTTGTCCTCGTTCCTTTGTTTGTTTTGGTGGCCCGGGAACCGAAACGTGGGGCCCAGGAAGAAGAATTATCAGAAGTAATAGAACAGGGTCTGGAGTACAGGGAAAAGATAAAGTTTTCGGATTTGAAAGAAATATTTAAAAATAAGACAAATATATTGGGTTTCCTGCAGGGGATTCCTGGTTCCCTTCCCTGGGGGTTAATCCCCTTCTTCATAGTTCCCTTTTATGAACTACATAAGGGTTTTTCCCGTGGTATGGCCACCATTTTGAGTCTCTTCCTGGGGATAGGAGCTACCGTAGGAGGTATCTTTGGTGGCTGGATGGGTGATAAAATTTATAAAAAATCTCCCAGGATGCTACCGGTTTTTAATGCTGTTTTCATATTACTCGGGGTAATCCCAGGATTTTTTCTCATGGGACTCAATTATGGCTCTGACCCCGGGTGGAATGAGTTAATACTTCCACTTATTTTCAGTTTCTGTACCGGGGTTGTAGTTTCTTTGCCGGCCCCCAATATTAAATCTATTTTGATTAATGTAAACCCTCCAGAACACCGGGGTACTGTTTTTTCGATACATAATCTGACCGATAGTCTGGGACGTGGTGTTGGTCCCCTTATCGGTGGGTTTCTGGTTGTATCCCAGGGTTATCAATGGACTATGTATTTTGCTGTTTTTGCCTGGATTCCCTGTGGCCTTATATATTTATGGATGTACCGTACTATAGATAATGATCTGGATACACTCAGGGGTTATCTGAAAAGAAAACGGGAGAAAATTATCGGGATGTAA
- a CDS encoding glycoside hydrolase family 1 protein encodes MSLKLPQDLLLGAATSALQIEGGDKNNNWYQWCEEGHIKDGSHCLNANDHWNRYREDIELIKKLGLETYRMGLEWSRIEHQPGKFSKEGIEHYRDEITLLLENGVVPLVTLHHFSHPLWLVNKGGWGNKKVVDYFKRYTEYVVENLGDLVSDWITINEPNVFLYNGYVEGIWPPGKNNIFSMFRAMKNMIKAHIVSYKTIHQVRSKHNFEGETRVGVANHVRLFDPAGNKKIHGIPARLLDYFFHRLVMEGMARGKFMFPIGTGGHPLGEGRYYDFIGINYYTRDIIKFTLNPASLFARMEVKEGADTSDLGWEIYPVGLKRVCRKYYEEYQAPVFITENGICDKGDTKRGHFIYDHLKEVVKLINEGIPVERYYYWTLIDNFEWIEGESARFGLIHNDFKTQKRSIRISGYFYGKICKTKEITPEMERIYL; translated from the coding sequence ATGTCATTAAAACTACCACAGGATTTACTGCTCGGGGCAGCAACTTCAGCCCTGCAGATTGAAGGAGGAGATAAAAATAATAACTGGTATCAGTGGTGTGAAGAGGGACACATTAAAGATGGGAGTCATTGCCTTAATGCCAACGATCACTGGAATAGATACCGCGAAGATATTGAACTTATAAAAAAACTGGGTCTTGAAACCTATAGAATGGGGCTGGAGTGGAGTCGAATAGAGCATCAGCCCGGTAAATTTAGTAAGGAAGGAATCGAACATTACCGTGATGAAATTACCCTTCTCCTTGAAAATGGGGTTGTTCCCCTGGTGACCCTTCATCATTTTTCTCACCCCCTGTGGCTTGTTAATAAAGGGGGCTGGGGGAATAAAAAGGTAGTTGATTATTTTAAGCGGTATACAGAGTATGTAGTCGAAAATCTGGGGGATCTGGTGAGTGACTGGATTACCATTAATGAACCCAATGTCTTTCTCTATAATGGATATGTTGAAGGTATCTGGCCTCCGGGAAAAAACAATATTTTTTCTATGTTCAGGGCCATGAAGAATATGATAAAAGCCCATATAGTCTCCTATAAGACTATTCATCAGGTCAGGTCTAAACATAATTTTGAGGGAGAAACAAGGGTTGGAGTTGCCAACCATGTCAGACTGTTTGACCCGGCTGGAAATAAAAAAATACATGGAATACCGGCCCGCCTCCTTGATTACTTTTTTCACCGCCTGGTTATGGAAGGAATGGCCAGGGGAAAGTTTATGTTTCCCATCGGTACCGGGGGACACCCCCTGGGGGAGGGGAGGTATTATGACTTTATCGGGATTAATTATTATACCAGGGATATTATTAAGTTTACCCTGAATCCGGCCTCCCTGTTTGCCAGGATGGAAGTTAAGGAAGGAGCAGATACCAGTGACCTCGGCTGGGAAATATATCCTGTGGGCCTGAAGAGGGTCTGTCGTAAATATTATGAGGAATATCAGGCCCCTGTATTTATTACCGAAAACGGTATTTGTGATAAGGGGGATACCAAAAGAGGGCACTTTATCTATGACCATTTAAAAGAAGTAGTAAAGCTGATTAATGAAGGTATTCCCGTTGAGAGGTATTATTACTGGACTTTGATAGATAACTTTGAATGGATTGAAGGTGAAAGTGCCCGGTTTGGCCTGATCCATAATGATTTTAAAACTCAGAAACGATCCATCAGGATCAGTGGTTATTTTTATGGGAAAATATGCAAGACAAAAGAGATTACCCCCGAAATGGAGAGAATTTATCTTTAA
- a CDS encoding MATE family efflux transporter, which produces MDTYKEKRDLIIKGNIVKAILALAGPIMLNNLIQTIYNLTDTYWVGQLGGTEVAAITLIWPIVFFLLALGFGINIAGTSLISQYTGADDKENATRVSGQIVSFSLYFSIIIGIIGLFVAEPIIKMMGGEGRLLELASNYLKIIFAGMPAIFLFLAFTSIKQGQGDTVTPMKYSAISVALNMVLDPIFIFGLDLGVRGAALATIFSRSVFAIYAIYTLFYRKTGIQLHLKHLILKPNLLKKIIKIGLPSSLGQSSAALGFIFLNAFIISFGKSTLAAFGIGNRINSVILMPAMGIGNALATIVGQNLGADQIKRARQAVKTSAVLTTVLLTSGGIILYPFVPTIIRAFNTEPAIVSQGTFYLRLISLSLPLMGFFQIFVGTFQGSGHTLMAMFIMTGRLWALRIPLIILFKKYTDWGSSSVWYAMVLSNAIISLVGFIMYLTGKWQKKVIKKKPPLTGSEVDQNLDIDN; this is translated from the coding sequence ATGGATACATATAAAGAAAAAAGAGACCTTATTATTAAAGGAAACATAGTTAAAGCCATCCTGGCCCTGGCAGGCCCGATCATGTTAAACAATCTTATCCAGACCATTTATAATCTAACTGATACTTACTGGGTTGGACAGCTCGGTGGAACTGAAGTGGCTGCCATTACCCTTATCTGGCCAATAGTATTTTTTCTCCTGGCCCTGGGTTTCGGAATCAATATTGCCGGAACTTCCTTGATTTCTCAGTATACCGGAGCTGATGATAAAGAAAATGCCACCAGGGTAAGTGGACAGATTGTTTCTTTTTCCCTCTACTTTTCAATCATAATTGGTATTATCGGTTTATTTGTGGCTGAACCTATTATAAAAATGATGGGTGGTGAAGGCAGGCTCCTGGAGCTGGCCTCAAATTATTTAAAGATTATATTTGCCGGAATGCCGGCCATTTTTCTTTTTTTAGCCTTTACTTCCATCAAACAGGGACAGGGAGATACTGTTACCCCCATGAAATACAGTGCCATATCTGTAGCCCTGAATATGGTCCTTGACCCCATTTTTATTTTTGGATTAGACCTGGGAGTAAGGGGAGCTGCCCTGGCCACAATATTTTCAAGAAGTGTTTTTGCCATCTACGCCATATATACCCTGTTTTACCGGAAAACAGGTATTCAACTCCATTTAAAACACCTGATTTTAAAACCCAATCTATTAAAAAAGATTATAAAAATAGGTTTGCCTTCTTCCCTGGGCCAGTCATCTGCAGCCCTGGGGTTCATCTTCCTGAATGCCTTTATTATTTCTTTTGGAAAATCAACCCTGGCTGCCTTCGGTATCGGAAACCGGATTAATTCAGTAATCCTTATGCCTGCCATGGGTATTGGAAATGCTCTGGCCACCATTGTCGGTCAAAACCTGGGGGCTGACCAGATTAAAAGGGCCAGACAGGCCGTAAAAACAAGTGCTGTCCTTACCACTGTCTTATTAACATCGGGAGGGATTATTCTCTATCCTTTTGTCCCCACTATCATCAGGGCCTTTAATACTGAACCTGCCATAGTATCCCAGGGGACATTTTATCTGAGGTTGATATCATTATCACTACCCCTAATGGGTTTTTTCCAGATCTTTGTAGGTACCTTTCAGGGATCTGGCCATACCCTGATGGCTATGTTTATAATGACCGGACGTTTATGGGCTTTAAGAATACCCCTGATTATTTTATTTAAAAAATATACTGACTGGGGCTCATCTTCAGTCTGGTATGCCATGGTATTAAGTAATGCCATAATCTCACTGGTAGGTTTTATAATGTATCTAACTGGCAAATGGCAGAAAAAGGTAATAAAGAAAAAACCCCCTTTGACAGGGAGTGAGGTAGACCAGAATCTGGATATTGATAATTAA
- a CDS encoding peptidoglycan DD-metalloendopeptidase family protein, translated as MKRIFVILFILVVILTVPTVNYLQGEHESDNGESIVAGNSSQIGHSENTPVSDSSTLKDTGTGIDKVNNSNHIINNNSDSNIDSRNNNNNKVNSSNKASSGLNENNFSAGSDGIRDDNDDDNDSFVNNGKVNEGVNTDGKVNKSSTDLKVEITGVGGPDNLQPGKNNNDDRVLVGEARPRIELPLMDRIKKHRVRKGDTLWTIARKYDIDIDTLIGGNDITNMNRIKPGDVLNILPVKGILYKISPGESLWEISRKFDVSMDRIAEANNIQNPDLVQIGTLLILPGAKPEFSYQDRLNSKLIKPVHARISSYYGMRWGRMHEGIDYAVPTGTRIRAASHGKVVYSGWARGYGLTIIIEHRKGFRTLYAHNSKLLARSGEWVNRGEVIALSGNTGRSTGPHLHFEVQVNGRPVNPLNYLK; from the coding sequence TTGAAACGAATATTTGTCATACTTTTCATATTAGTTGTTATATTGACAGTGCCTACCGTAAACTACCTTCAGGGAGAACATGAATCAGATAATGGTGAAAGTATTGTTGCTGGTAATAGCAGTCAGATTGGTCACAGTGAAAACACCCCTGTATCTGATAGTTCAACTTTAAAAGATACCGGGACAGGTATTGATAAGGTTAATAATAGCAATCATATAATAAATAATAATTCTGATAGTAATATTGATTCCAGAAATAATAATAATAATAAAGTTAATTCCAGTAATAAAGCCAGTTCTGGTTTGAATGAGAATAATTTTTCTGCTGGATCTGATGGAATCAGAGATGATAATGATGACGACAATGACAGTTTTGTTAATAATGGGAAAGTTAATGAGGGAGTTAATACTGATGGTAAGGTAAATAAGTCATCAACTGATTTAAAAGTTGAGATTACAGGTGTTGGCGGTCCGGACAACCTGCAGCCAGGAAAAAATAACAATGATGACCGTGTATTGGTTGGAGAGGCCCGGCCCAGGATTGAACTGCCCCTTATGGACAGGATAAAAAAACACAGGGTCAGGAAGGGTGACACCCTGTGGACAATTGCCCGGAAATATGATATAGATATTGATACCCTTATCGGGGGCAATGATATTACCAATATGAATAGAATAAAACCTGGAGACGTTTTGAATATATTACCTGTTAAAGGGATTTTATATAAAATCTCGCCAGGGGAGTCATTATGGGAGATTTCACGTAAATTTGACGTCAGTATGGACAGGATTGCAGAGGCCAATAATATTCAGAATCCGGACCTTGTTCAGATAGGGACTCTACTCATATTACCTGGAGCTAAACCAGAATTTAGTTACCAGGACAGGCTTAATAGTAAGTTAATTAAACCGGTTCATGCCCGAATTTCTTCCTATTATGGTATGAGGTGGGGAAGGATGCATGAGGGAATCGATTATGCTGTTCCCACTGGAACCAGAATCAGGGCAGCCAGTCACGGAAAGGTGGTTTATAGTGGTTGGGCCCGTGGTTATGGTCTGACTATTATCATTGAACACCGCAAGGGTTTTAGAACCCTGTATGCTCATAATTCTAAACTCCTGGCCCGGAGTGGAGAATGGGTAAACAGGGGAGAGGTTATAGCCCTTTCGGGTAATACCGGACGCTCAACAGGCCCCCATCTTCATTTCGAAGTTCAGGTCAATGGAAGGCCCGTTAATCCACTTAATTATTTAAAGTAG